A section of the Clostridium omnivorum genome encodes:
- the tuf gene encoding elongation factor Tu codes for MAKAKFERNKPHVNIGTIGHVDHGKTTLTAAITTVLSKKGYAQATNYAEIDKAPEERERGITINTAHVEYQTDNRHYAHVDCPGHADYVKNMITGAAQMDGAILVVSAADGPMPQTREHILLASRVGVDYIVVFLNKADMVDDPELLELVEMEVRELLSEYNFPGDDIPIITGSALKALENPEDAEATKCIAELMDAVDSYIPTPERATDKPFLMPVEDVFTITGRGTVATGRVERGILHVGDEVEVVGLSEEKKKTVVTGVEMFRKLLDEAQAGDNIGALLRGIQRTEIERGQVLSKPGSVHPHKKFVGQVYVLKKEEGGRHTPFFDGYRPQFYFRTTDVTGSIKLPDGMEMVMPGDHIDMNVELITQVAMDEGLRFAIREGGRTVGSGVVTSIIE; via the coding sequence ATGGCAAAGGCAAAATTTGAAAGAAATAAGCCTCACGTAAATATTGGAACAATAGGACACGTAGACCACGGTAAGACAACATTAACAGCAGCAATAACAACAGTATTATCCAAGAAGGGATATGCACAAGCAACAAACTATGCAGAAATAGATAAGGCACCAGAGGAAAGAGAAAGAGGAATCACAATCAACACAGCACACGTTGAATATCAAACAGATAACAGACACTATGCACACGTTGACTGTCCAGGACACGCTGACTATGTTAAGAACATGATAACAGGAGCAGCACAAATGGATGGAGCTATACTAGTTGTATCAGCAGCAGATGGTCCAATGCCACAAACAAGAGAGCACATACTACTAGCATCAAGAGTTGGTGTTGACTATATAGTAGTATTCTTAAATAAGGCAGATATGGTAGACGATCCAGAATTACTAGAATTAGTTGAAATGGAAGTAAGAGAGCTATTAAGCGAGTACAACTTCCCAGGAGATGATATTCCAATAATAACAGGATCAGCACTAAAAGCATTAGAAAATCCAGAAGATGCAGAAGCAACAAAGTGCATAGCTGAATTAATGGATGCAGTAGATAGCTATATACCAACTCCAGAAAGAGCAACAGATAAGCCATTCCTAATGCCAGTAGAAGATGTATTCACAATTACTGGAAGAGGAACAGTTGCAACAGGAAGAGTTGAAAGAGGAATACTTCACGTAGGAGACGAAGTAGAAGTAGTAGGACTAAGTGAAGAAAAGAAGAAGACAGTAGTAACTGGAGTAGAAATGTTCAGAAAGCTACTTGACGAAGCACAAGCAGGAGATAACATAGGAGCTCTATTAAGAGGAATCCAAAGAACAGAAATCGAAAGAGGTCAAGTACTATCAAAACCAGGATCAGTACATCCACACAAGAAGTTCGTAGGTCAAGTATACGTACTTAAGAAAGAAGAAGGCGGAAGACATACACCATTCTTCGATGGATACAGACCACAATTCTATTTCAGAACAACAGACGTTACAGGATCAATCAAACTACCAGATGGAATGGAAATGGTAATGCCTGGAGACCACATCGATATGAACGTTGAGTTAATAACTCAAGTAGCTATGGATGAAGGACTAAGATTCGCTATAAGAGAAGGCGGAAGAACAGTTGGTTCAGGAGTTGTTACTTCTATAATAGAATAA
- the cysS gene encoding cysteine--tRNA ligase, which yields MKIYNTLTNQKEEFKTIRPGEVSMYVCGPTVYNFFHIGNARTFVVFDAFRRYLEYRGYNVKFVQNFTDIDDKMIKRANEENSTVKELGDKYISEYYKDADALKIKRATINPRATEFIGEIVEFVKALVDKGYAYEVDGDVYFSTKKFHGYGKLSGQDLESLQAGARISVDERKKDPMDFALWKAQKPGEPAWESPWGMGRPGWHIECSCMAYNLLGETIDIHAGGEDLAFPHHENEIAQSESRSGKTFANYWMHSAFINVNNQKMSKSLNNFFTAREILETYDAEVVRLFMLSGHYRTQLNFSVDLLDSAKSALERMYNAVSNLENLLGEVKIEKLTGSEIEYKKVLDGYRDRYIEKMDDDFNSADGISVIFDLVREVNTNINSDSSRELVEYALNIIRELGTPLGILQKSTKGSLEEEIEALIAERQQARKDKNWALSDKIRDDLKARGIILEDTPQGVRWKKA from the coding sequence ATGAAGATTTACAATACACTAACAAATCAGAAAGAAGAATTTAAAACAATTAGGCCGGGAGAAGTGAGTATGTATGTCTGCGGACCTACAGTGTATAACTTTTTTCATATAGGAAATGCGAGAACCTTCGTAGTATTTGATGCTTTTAGAAGGTATCTTGAATATAGAGGTTATAACGTAAAGTTTGTTCAAAATTTTACTGATATTGATGATAAAATGATAAAGAGAGCAAATGAAGAAAACTCCACAGTTAAAGAGCTTGGTGATAAATATATAAGTGAATATTATAAGGATGCTGATGCTCTAAAGATTAAGAGGGCTACTATTAATCCGAGGGCAACAGAATTTATAGGAGAAATAGTTGAGTTTGTAAAAGCTCTTGTGGATAAGGGCTATGCTTATGAGGTAGATGGAGATGTTTACTTTAGCACAAAGAAATTTCATGGCTATGGTAAGCTTTCTGGCCAGGATTTGGAATCGCTTCAAGCTGGGGCTAGGATAAGTGTAGATGAAAGAAAGAAGGACCCAATGGATTTTGCACTTTGGAAGGCTCAAAAACCAGGAGAACCTGCTTGGGAAAGTCCATGGGGAATGGGAAGACCAGGTTGGCACATTGAGTGCTCCTGCATGGCTTACAATCTTCTAGGTGAAACTATAGATATCCATGCTGGTGGAGAGGATTTGGCTTTTCCACACCATGAGAATGAAATAGCTCAAAGTGAATCAAGGTCTGGAAAAACTTTTGCAAACTATTGGATGCATTCTGCTTTCATAAATGTAAATAATCAAAAGATGTCAAAGTCACTTAATAATTTCTTTACAGCTAGAGAAATTCTTGAAACTTATGATGCAGAAGTAGTTAGATTGTTTATGCTTTCAGGTCATTACAGAACTCAGCTTAACTTTAGTGTGGATTTGCTTGATTCAGCTAAATCTGCATTGGAAAGAATGTATAATGCAGTAAGTAACCTTGAAAACCTTCTTGGAGAAGTTAAAATAGAGAAACTTACTGGTAGTGAGATTGAATATAAAAAAGTATTGGATGGATACAGAGACAGATATATAGAAAAAATGGATGACGACTTCAATTCTGCTGATGGTATATCTGTAATTTTTGACTTGGTAAGAGAAGTAAATACAAACATTAATTCCGATTCCTCAAGGGAGCTTGTAGAATATGCTCTTAATATTATAAGAGAGCTTGGAACACCTCTTGGAATTCTTCAGAAGTCAACAAAAGGAAGCTTAGAAGAGGAGATTGAAGCTCTTATCGCTGAAAGACAGCAAGCTAGAAAAGATAAGAATTGGGCTCTTTCAGATAAAATAAGAGACGATCTAAAAGCTAGGGGAATTATACTTGAAGATACACCACAAGGAGTTAGGTGGAAAAAAGCTTAG
- the sigH gene encoding RNA polymerase sporulation sigma factor SigH, which produces MEKCASSVKKSYEFEYKLDEEIVIEAKKGNVRAQEYLINKYQNFVKAKAKSYFLIGADKEDIYQEGMIGLYKAIRDFKPDKLASFKAFAELCVTRQIITAIKTATRQKHIPLNTYISLNKPIYDEESDRTLIDILSEAKVSDPEELVISREELSHIESEIGEILSDLELEVLSSYLDGKSYQEIACDLNRHAKSIDNALQRVKRKLEKSLSSK; this is translated from the coding sequence TTGGAAAAATGTGCAAGTTCTGTTAAAAAAAGTTACGAATTTGAATATAAACTAGATGAAGAAATCGTTATCGAAGCAAAAAAAGGAAATGTTAGAGCTCAGGAGTATTTAATTAATAAATACCAAAATTTTGTTAAAGCAAAGGCTAAATCTTACTTTCTTATAGGCGCAGATAAAGAAGATATTTACCAAGAGGGTATGATAGGGCTTTACAAGGCTATTAGAGATTTTAAGCCAGATAAGTTAGCCTCATTTAAAGCTTTTGCAGAATTATGTGTTACAAGACAAATTATTACAGCTATTAAGACAGCTACACGCCAAAAACATATTCCATTAAACACTTATATATCACTTAATAAGCCAATTTATGATGAAGAATCTGATAGAACGCTTATTGATATATTATCTGAAGCAAAAGTATCTGACCCAGAGGAATTGGTTATAAGTAGAGAAGAACTAAGTCATATTGAAAGTGAAATTGGGGAAATCTTGTCAGACCTGGAACTAGAAGTGCTATCTTCTTACTTGGATGGCAAATCATATCAAGAGATAGCTTGTGACTTAAATAGACATGCTAAATCCATTGATAATGCGCTTCAAAGGGTAAAAAGAAAATTAGAAAAAAGTTTGAGTTCCAAGTAA
- a CDS encoding NYN domain-containing protein → MRNVFVDGYNVINSWPELKKIKNYNLDSARQALIESLQNYAAFKGYKVFVVFDAHLVPGSIEKKERISENVMVVFTKEGATADSFIEKAVNNVGRKIEVCVVTSDSLEQQLAFQRGAIRMSSLEFYHEVKDAEQRIRVNTRKKYSEKRHALEDRIEREVLEKLEEIRRSR, encoded by the coding sequence GTGAGAAACGTTTTTGTTGATGGATACAATGTAATAAACAGCTGGCCGGAGCTCAAGAAAATTAAAAATTACAATCTTGACTCTGCCAGGCAGGCATTAATTGAAAGTCTGCAAAATTATGCAGCTTTTAAAGGGTATAAAGTGTTTGTAGTATTTGATGCCCACTTAGTTCCTGGCAGTATAGAAAAAAAAGAACGCATCAGTGAAAATGTTATGGTAGTTTTCACTAAAGAGGGTGCAACCGCAGATAGTTTTATCGAAAAAGCAGTAAATAATGTGGGAAGAAAAATAGAAGTATGTGTTGTTACTTCAGACTCTCTAGAACAGCAATTGGCATTTCAAAGAGGTGCTATAAGAATGTCTTCGCTAGAATTTTATCATGAGGTAAAAGATGCAGAACAAAGAATAAGGGTCAATACTCGGAAGAAATATTCTGAAAAAAGACATGCATTAGAGGATAGAATTGAAAGAGAAGTTTTGGAAAAGCTAGAAGAAATACGTAGAAGTCGTTGA
- the thyX gene encoding FAD-dependent thymidylate synthase, whose amino-acid sequence MELKVRLIEHTPNPERVIASAAKLCYSAVGVDQILDDLTEENTEKFLNMLMSYGHESPVEHVSFTFAIEGVSRSLTHQLVRHRIASYSQQSQRYVKLAQFEYIIPPEIEKDEEAKQTFIEAMEQCQKSYDNLVGILKNKYLSQGLNSIGAEKKAIEDARYVFPNACETKIVVTMNARSLMNFFRHRCCNRAQWEIRTLAEEMLVQVKNVAPSLFRYCGPGCVKGPCPEGKMTCGKIEEVRAKYSTK is encoded by the coding sequence ATGGAACTAAAGGTAAGATTAATAGAACATACACCTAATCCTGAAAGGGTTATAGCCTCCGCAGCTAAGCTGTGCTATAGTGCCGTAGGTGTTGATCAGATACTAGATGATTTAACAGAGGAAAATACTGAAAAATTTTTAAATATGCTTATGTCTTATGGTCATGAATCACCTGTAGAGCATGTAAGTTTTACATTTGCAATTGAGGGAGTATCAAGAAGCCTCACTCATCAATTGGTTAGACATAGAATAGCTTCTTACTCACAGCAGAGCCAGAGATATGTTAAGCTTGCACAATTTGAATACATAATACCACCAGAAATTGAGAAAGATGAAGAGGCAAAGCAAACATTTATAGAAGCTATGGAACAATGTCAAAAGTCCTATGATAATTTAGTAGGGATTTTAAAAAATAAATATTTATCTCAAGGGTTAAATTCTATAGGTGCAGAAAAAAAGGCTATTGAAGATGCAAGATATGTATTTCCTAATGCTTGTGAAACTAAAATTGTTGTTACTATGAATGCTAGAAGTCTTATGAACTTTTTTAGGCATAGATGCTGCAACCGTGCACAATGGGAAATAAGGACTCTTGCAGAGGAAATGTTGGTACAGGTTAAAAATGTGGCACCATCACTTTTCAGATACTGTGGTCCTGGATGCGTAAAAGGACCTTGCCCAGAAGGAAAAATGACCTGTGGTAAAATTGAGGAAGTTAGGGCAAAATATTCAACAAAATAG
- the rlmB gene encoding 23S rRNA (guanosine(2251)-2'-O)-methyltransferase RlmB, which produces MREDLIEGRNAVIEALKSDRTIEQIFVAKGDVEGSINVVLGLAKDNGIVVKEVDRKKLDQMSETGSHQGVIAIVTPYKYFSVENILDYAESKGEKPFIIILDEIEDPHNFGSIIRTAEVCGAHGIIIPKRRNVGVTPTVYKSSAGAVEHMRIAKVTNLNNTIDGLKEKGVWIYGADMEGENYCFDVNFDGAAAIVVGSEGRGISRLTKEKCDVLIKIPMVGNITSLNASVAGGIMMYEILKQRIKRG; this is translated from the coding sequence ATGAGGGAAGACTTAATTGAAGGTAGGAATGCAGTTATAGAAGCGCTAAAGTCAGATAGAACTATAGAGCAGATATTTGTTGCAAAAGGAGATGTTGAGGGCTCTATTAATGTAGTTCTTGGGCTAGCAAAGGATAATGGAATAGTAGTTAAAGAAGTAGATAGAAAGAAACTTGATCAAATGTCTGAAACCGGATCTCATCAAGGCGTTATTGCTATAGTAACACCATATAAATACTTTTCTGTAGAAAATATTCTTGATTATGCAGAAAGTAAGGGTGAAAAGCCATTTATTATAATTTTAGATGAAATTGAAGATCCACATAACTTTGGTTCCATAATAAGGACAGCAGAAGTTTGCGGCGCTCATGGAATCATAATTCCAAAGAGAAGAAATGTTGGAGTTACTCCAACTGTTTATAAATCTTCTGCAGGAGCTGTAGAACATATGAGAATAGCAAAGGTTACAAATTTAAATAATACCATTGATGGACTTAAAGAAAAGGGTGTTTGGATCTATGGAGCAGATATGGAAGGAGAAAATTACTGTTTTGATGTAAACTTTGATGGGGCAGCAGCTATAGTTGTTGGTAGTGAAGGAAGGGGAATTTCCAGACTCACAAAAGAAAAATGTGATGTACTTATAAAAATTCCAATGGTGGGCAATATAACCTCTTTAAATGCTTCAGTAGCAGGTGGTATAATGATGTATGAGATTTTAAAACAGAGGATAAAACGAGGATAA
- the rpmG gene encoding 50S ribosomal protein L33, translating into MRVKVILACTDCKQRNYNTMKNKKNDPDRLEMKKYCKFCHKHTTHRETK; encoded by the coding sequence GTGAGAGTTAAGGTTATTTTAGCATGCACAGATTGTAAACAAAGAAACTACAACACTATGAAGAACAAGAAGAATGACCCAGATAGATTAGAAATGAAGAAATATTGCAAGTTCTGCCACAAACATACAACTCATAGAGAAACAAAATAA
- a CDS encoding Mini-ribonuclease 3: MEFDVLKGKFTTKDVKALNPLVLAFVGDAIYEVFVRTYLVDKNRDMSVHKLHVEAIAFVKAHAQSEFVKLLEDKLTEDEIQVYKRGRNSKSGTVPKNADVQEYRAATGFESLLGYLYLTEQQDRLNEILNLVVELKNSIK; the protein is encoded by the coding sequence ATGGAATTTGATGTTTTAAAGGGTAAGTTTACAACAAAAGATGTTAAAGCATTAAACCCGTTGGTTTTGGCTTTTGTTGGAGATGCCATATATGAGGTTTTTGTTAGAACATATTTGGTAGATAAAAATAGAGATATGTCGGTTCATAAGCTGCATGTAGAAGCCATAGCCTTTGTTAAGGCACATGCTCAAAGTGAATTTGTAAAGCTATTAGAAGATAAGCTTACGGAAGATGAAATACAAGTATATAAGCGCGGTAGAAATTCTAAGTCCGGAACAGTACCTAAAAATGCTGATGTGCAGGAATATAGAGCAGCAACAGGCTTTGAGTCGCTGCTGGGTTATTTATATCTCACTGAACAACAGGATAGATTAAATGAAATACTAAATTTAGTTGTTGAACTAAAAAATAGTATAAAGTAA
- the nusG gene encoding transcription termination/antitermination protein NusG, whose translation MAERARWYVVHTYSGYENKVKANLEKTIDNRNLHHLIHDVQVPMEEQVEIKDGKKKVTLKKIFPGYVLVKMIMNDDSWYVVRNTRGVTGFVGPGSKPVALTDDEVNNMGIQDKPVEIDLEVGESVKVVSGPLENFVALIQEINTEKHKLKALVNMFGRETPVELDFNQIEKLD comes from the coding sequence ATGGCAGAGAGAGCTAGATGGTATGTGGTACATACATACTCGGGTTATGAAAATAAAGTAAAAGCTAACTTGGAGAAGACTATTGATAATAGAAATCTTCACCATCTAATTCATGATGTTCAAGTTCCTATGGAAGAACAAGTGGAAATAAAAGATGGAAAGAAAAAAGTTACTTTGAAAAAGATTTTCCCAGGATATGTATTAGTAAAAATGATAATGAATGATGATTCTTGGTATGTGGTTAGAAACACAAGAGGCGTAACTGGCTTCGTTGGACCTGGATCAAAACCTGTAGCACTTACCGATGATGAGGTTAATAATATGGGTATACAAGATAAGCCTGTAGAAATAGACCTTGAGGTAGGCGAAAGCGTTAAGGTTGTATCAGGACCATTAGAAAACTTTGTGGCTCTAATTCAAGAAATTAATACTGAGAAACACAAACTTAAAGCTTTAGTTAACATGTTTGGCAGGGAAACTCCTGTTGAACTTGATTTTAACCAAATAGAAAAACTAGATTAA
- the secE gene encoding preprotein translocase subunit SecE: MAVNGNVNEVKQPAGKTNAIVKFFREIKAELKRMTWASKNDVKKAIAAVVTFCVIYIVLVGVFDYGFNNLFNKLIFK, from the coding sequence ATGGCTGTTAACGGCAACGTAAATGAGGTAAAACAACCTGCCGGAAAAACTAACGCTATAGTTAAATTCTTTAGGGAAATTAAAGCAGAATTAAAAAGGATGACTTGGGCATCCAAGAATGATGTAAAAAAAGCGATAGCAGCTGTAGTAACTTTCTGTGTTATTTATATTGTATTAGTTGGAGTATTTGACTATGGTTTCAATAACCTCTTTAATAAATTGATCTTTAAGTAG